Proteins from one Ramlibacter sp. PS4R-6 genomic window:
- a CDS encoding Lrp/AsnC family transcriptional regulator: MDAKDRLLLAYLQRNARSTAVELAGRLGLSRSSVQARIARLERTGVISGYTVILRQKPSHETLRSWLLVTMEKDGDSAQLLARMREIPGIGAIYLLTGELDFMVEAVAATPLAIDDVRKEVAHLPGIADIRTHLVLRASLPDPAVSLSMVARFDEEEADEIGT, from the coding sequence ATGGACGCCAAGGATCGCCTGCTGCTGGCCTACCTGCAGCGCAACGCGCGCAGCACCGCGGTGGAACTGGCCGGCCGGCTGGGCCTGTCGCGCAGCTCGGTGCAGGCGCGCATCGCACGGCTCGAGCGCACCGGCGTGATCAGCGGCTACACGGTGATCCTGCGCCAGAAGCCCTCGCACGAGACGCTGCGTTCCTGGCTGCTGGTGACCATGGAGAAGGACGGCGATTCGGCGCAGCTGCTGGCGCGCATGCGCGAAATCCCCGGCATCGGCGCCATCTACCTGCTCACCGGCGAGCTCGACTTCATGGTCGAGGCCGTGGCGGCGACGCCACTGGCAATCGACGACGTGCGCAAGGAAGTGGCCCACCTGCCCGGCATCGCCGACATCCGCACCCACCTGGTGCTGCGCGCGTCGCTGCCCGACCCGGCCGTTTCCCTCTCGATGGTGGCGCGCTTCGACGAAGAGGAGGCCGACGAAATCGGCACCTGA
- a CDS encoding TonB-dependent receptor, with protein sequence METNHTRFRRSAVARAALAALCGAGSLLAAHAQSTLERVEITGSAVRRVDAETALPVTVMKVEELRQQGFTTVEDIMQTLPGNQTSQGTAGSVGASTGGGVFANLRGLGANKTLVLLNGRRIVNQAVGGVGGGGDSSAPDLNTIPLAAIERIEVLRDGASSLYGTDAIGGVINFITKKDFQGGEVSAQYSHPQHPGGKVMQGNAGFGRGDLDKDGWNVFGFVDMQHQDVVTTPQRSFASAAKTSPTGFPGAWSQGGASISPFAPACAEKWQAPSGTTCAYYYWNWVDLVPKTDRITAMLKGTLNLGAHQASLEYTGSQTKVWTNFAPVPEGALTMNPSSPFFPGNGVTPLPPAGTVWDPTQPIRVRWRAVPAGPRSERNDSEQQRLVGALEGTVFGWDYATGITWNQVTTTRNLIGGYVDDNLIRDAVANGTLNPFTPTLPADQQAIVANAVLTGRLFTAKGETTTWDGRVSRELGDWFGAGRKAALGLGAELRHEKYTQFANTAYASSVVSSTGFDPFTVNQGARSVWGVYGELNLPVTKSLEVTGSVRYDHYPDFGSSTNPKVSFKFAPSDKWAVRGSASTGFRAPSLFELHSSQVFTNTANNWNDPARCPGGNPIPGVSRADNCAVQFMSLVGGNTALQPEKSRGATLGFVLQPVPAFDATVDFWWVHLKNSIGALSDATVFGDPATYAAHIVRAPDGSLATDGSQCNTAANPGPQCGYVLLLNDNLGDIKTSGVDLAANFRLRTGLGNWLFRLHETYVAKFRYQTERGGPWFDGVGLYSGNPSIAGGGPVFRNQFSVSAMWNMGQWGAGVVTHYKSAYLDQDVGQTVIDKVGAYQTWDLYGSWSSPDKKLSVTLGVKNVFDKKPPHSEQAATFQVGYDPRFADPLLRTFYVRGTYRF encoded by the coding sequence ATGGAAACGAATCACACCCGGTTCAGGCGATCGGCCGTGGCGCGTGCGGCGCTGGCGGCCTTGTGCGGAGCAGGCAGCCTGCTGGCCGCGCACGCGCAATCGACGCTGGAGCGCGTCGAAATCACCGGCTCGGCCGTGCGCCGTGTCGACGCGGAGACGGCGCTGCCCGTCACCGTCATGAAGGTCGAGGAGCTGCGGCAGCAGGGCTTCACGACCGTCGAGGACATCATGCAGACCCTGCCGGGCAACCAGACCTCGCAGGGCACGGCCGGCTCGGTCGGCGCCTCGACCGGCGGCGGCGTGTTCGCCAACCTGCGCGGGCTCGGCGCCAACAAGACGCTGGTGCTGCTCAACGGCCGGCGCATCGTCAACCAGGCGGTGGGCGGCGTGGGCGGCGGCGGCGACAGCTCGGCGCCCGACCTCAACACCATCCCGCTCGCGGCGATCGAACGCATCGAGGTGCTGCGCGACGGCGCCTCGTCGCTGTACGGCACCGACGCCATCGGCGGCGTGATCAACTTCATCACGAAGAAGGACTTCCAGGGCGGCGAGGTGAGCGCGCAGTACTCGCACCCGCAACACCCGGGCGGCAAGGTCATGCAGGGCAACGCGGGCTTCGGCCGCGGCGACCTGGACAAGGACGGCTGGAACGTCTTCGGCTTCGTGGACATGCAGCACCAGGACGTGGTGACGACGCCGCAGCGCTCGTTCGCCTCGGCCGCCAAGACATCGCCCACCGGCTTCCCGGGCGCGTGGTCGCAGGGCGGCGCGTCGATCAGCCCGTTCGCGCCCGCCTGCGCCGAGAAGTGGCAGGCGCCCTCGGGCACGACCTGCGCGTACTACTACTGGAACTGGGTCGACCTCGTGCCGAAGACCGACCGCATCACCGCCATGCTCAAGGGCACGCTCAACCTCGGCGCGCACCAGGCCAGCCTGGAGTACACCGGGTCGCAAACCAAGGTGTGGACGAACTTCGCGCCCGTGCCCGAGGGCGCGCTCACCATGAACCCGAGCTCGCCGTTCTTCCCGGGCAACGGCGTCACGCCCTTGCCGCCGGCCGGCACGGTGTGGGACCCGACACAACCGATCCGCGTGCGCTGGCGCGCGGTGCCGGCGGGCCCGCGTTCGGAGCGCAACGATTCCGAGCAGCAGCGGCTGGTCGGCGCGCTCGAAGGCACGGTGTTCGGCTGGGATTACGCCACGGGCATCACATGGAACCAGGTGACGACGACGCGCAACCTGATCGGCGGCTACGTCGACGACAACCTGATCCGCGACGCGGTGGCCAACGGCACGCTCAACCCGTTCACGCCCACGCTGCCCGCCGACCAGCAGGCGATCGTGGCCAACGCGGTGCTGACCGGGCGCCTGTTCACGGCCAAGGGCGAAACCACGACGTGGGACGGCCGCGTGTCGCGCGAACTGGGCGACTGGTTCGGTGCGGGCCGCAAGGCGGCGCTCGGCCTGGGCGCGGAGCTGCGGCACGAGAAGTACACGCAATTCGCGAACACGGCCTATGCGTCGTCCGTGGTGTCCAGCACGGGCTTCGACCCGTTCACGGTCAACCAGGGCGCGCGCAGCGTCTGGGGCGTGTACGGCGAGTTGAACCTGCCGGTCACCAAGTCGCTGGAGGTCACGGGCTCGGTGCGTTACGACCACTACCCGGACTTCGGCAGCAGCACCAACCCGAAGGTCTCCTTCAAGTTCGCGCCCAGCGACAAGTGGGCGGTGCGCGGGTCGGCGAGCACGGGCTTCCGCGCGCCCTCGCTCTTCGAGCTGCATTCGTCGCAGGTGTTCACCAACACGGCGAACAACTGGAACGACCCGGCGCGCTGCCCGGGCGGCAACCCGATCCCCGGCGTCTCGCGCGCGGACAACTGCGCCGTGCAGTTCATGTCGCTCGTCGGCGGCAACACCGCGCTGCAGCCCGAGAAGTCGCGCGGCGCCACGCTCGGCTTCGTCCTGCAGCCCGTGCCCGCATTCGACGCGACGGTCGACTTCTGGTGGGTCCACCTGAAGAACTCCATCGGCGCACTGTCGGACGCCACGGTGTTCGGCGACCCGGCCACCTACGCCGCGCACATCGTGCGCGCGCCCGACGGCTCGCTCGCCACCGACGGCAGCCAGTGCAACACGGCGGCCAACCCCGGCCCGCAGTGCGGCTACGTGCTGCTGCTCAACGACAACCTCGGCGACATCAAGACGAGCGGCGTCGACCTGGCCGCCAACTTCCGCCTGCGCACGGGCCTGGGCAACTGGCTCTTCCGCCTGCACGAGACCTACGTCGCCAAGTTCCGCTACCAGACCGAGCGCGGCGGGCCGTGGTTCGACGGCGTCGGCCTGTACAGCGGCAACCCGTCCATCGCGGGCGGCGGGCCGGTGTTCCGCAACCAGTTCAGCGTCTCGGCGATGTGGAACATGGGCCAGTGGGGCGCGGGCGTGGTCACGCACTACAAGTCGGCCTACCTCGACCAGGACGTGGGGCAAACGGTGATCGACAAGGTCGGCGCCTACCAGACCTGGGACCTGTACGGTTCGTGGTCGTCGCCCGACAAGAAGCTGTCGGTCACGCTCGGGGTGAAGAACGTGTTCGACAAGAAGCCGCCGCACAGCGAGCAGGCCGCGACCTTCCAGGTCGGCTACGACCCGCGCTTCGCCGACCCGCTGCTGCGCACGTTCTACGTGCGGGGGACCTACCGCTTCTGA
- a CDS encoding crotonase/enoyl-CoA hydratase family protein, with protein sequence MDAPAEGCITCEARGPLLLVGINRPAKYNGFTPRMFRELGEAYTRLDDDPQLRVGVLHAFGQHFTAGLDLPTIAPFMQRGEKLLRPGDVEPMDLGTPGYRRRTKPMVVAVKGITFTLGIELMLAADVVVAANDCRFSQLEVKRGIMATGGATLRMSQRAGLGNAMLHLLTGDEFDATEALRLNFVQKVVPAGRELDEAIRIAEAIAAQAPQAVVATRLNAVKAVEQGPLTAMAEFIDVQTRLANTEDAKEGVRSFVERRPAKFTGR encoded by the coding sequence ATGGACGCGCCGGCCGAAGGCTGCATCACTTGCGAAGCGCGCGGGCCGCTGCTGCTGGTGGGCATCAACCGGCCCGCCAAGTACAACGGCTTCACGCCGCGCATGTTCCGCGAGCTGGGCGAGGCGTACACGCGCCTGGACGACGACCCGCAATTGCGCGTCGGCGTGCTGCACGCCTTCGGCCAGCACTTCACCGCGGGCCTGGACCTGCCGACCATCGCGCCCTTCATGCAGCGCGGCGAAAAGCTGCTCCGGCCCGGCGACGTGGAGCCGATGGACCTGGGCACGCCGGGTTACCGCCGCCGCACCAAGCCGATGGTGGTCGCGGTCAAGGGCATCACCTTCACGCTGGGCATCGAGCTGATGCTCGCCGCCGACGTGGTGGTCGCGGCCAACGATTGCCGCTTCTCGCAGCTCGAGGTCAAGCGCGGGATCATGGCCACCGGCGGCGCGACGCTGCGCATGTCGCAGCGCGCGGGCCTGGGCAACGCGATGCTGCACCTGCTGACCGGCGACGAGTTCGATGCAACCGAGGCTCTGCGCCTGAACTTCGTGCAGAAGGTCGTCCCGGCGGGCCGCGAGCTGGACGAGGCGATCCGCATCGCCGAAGCGATCGCCGCGCAGGCGCCCCAGGCCGTGGTCGCCACGCGCCTGAACGCGGTGAAGGCGGTGGAGCAGGGCCCGCTCACCGCGATGGCCGAGTTCATCGACGTGCAGACGCGCCTGGCGAACACCGAGGACGCGAAGGAAGGCGTGCGCTCCTTCGTCGAGCGGCGGCCGGCGAAGTTCACCGGCCGATGA
- a CDS encoding TldD/PmbA family protein — translation MTYLETRRHELRKRRLLMVDGNLTLNSQTLDSGASARAWDAGYWGFASTNDASAAGVERMTQQARGNARAMGRFGRKDALTLPEGTYRGEHAFKGKAAIGQDECVARMAELSAWCKQRYPDLKSTRVLFGDEHHSKWLTTSTGSEVLNSIQRALCYVTFTAIGADGAPVEIMHVVSGKGSLADLDLSPAALERELDDVHRHVRAKCEAVAARGGQHTVVLAPELAGMLAHEAMGHPCEADLVLGGAVTRDLVGQRVGSDLVTMIDVAHTFGGEEVMIPVYADDEGMPARDAMLIDKGILTEFMNSRETAAKLGIRPTGSARAYAPSDEPLVRMRNTVIVPGQSKLEDMIAGVDEGYFLMKTGNGQADSTTEFMFGVSLAYEIKDGKLGRAIRDTTISGSAIKVLQSVDAVSDDIYWNCSGYCGKKQPMVVSMGGPALRAQAHIGGE, via the coding sequence ATGACCTACCTGGAAACGCGCCGCCACGAGCTGCGCAAGCGCCGCCTGCTGATGGTGGACGGCAACCTCACCCTCAACTCGCAGACGCTCGACAGCGGCGCCAGCGCGCGAGCCTGGGACGCCGGCTACTGGGGCTTCGCGTCGACCAACGACGCCAGCGCCGCCGGCGTCGAGCGCATGACGCAGCAGGCGCGCGGCAACGCGCGCGCCATGGGCCGCTTCGGCCGCAAGGACGCGCTCACGCTGCCCGAAGGCACCTACCGCGGCGAGCACGCCTTCAAGGGCAAGGCCGCCATCGGCCAGGACGAATGCGTCGCGCGCATGGCCGAACTGTCGGCGTGGTGCAAGCAGCGCTACCCGGACCTGAAATCCACGCGCGTGCTGTTCGGCGACGAGCACCATTCCAAGTGGCTCACCACCAGCACCGGCAGCGAGGTGCTGAACAGCATCCAGCGCGCGCTGTGCTACGTGACGTTCACGGCGATCGGCGCCGACGGCGCGCCCGTGGAGATCATGCACGTGGTCAGCGGCAAGGGCAGCCTCGCCGACCTCGACCTGTCGCCCGCGGCGCTGGAGCGCGAGCTCGATGACGTCCATCGCCACGTGCGCGCCAAGTGCGAGGCGGTGGCGGCGCGCGGCGGCCAGCACACCGTGGTGCTCGCACCGGAACTCGCGGGCATGCTGGCGCACGAGGCCATGGGCCACCCGTGCGAGGCCGACCTGGTGCTCGGCGGCGCCGTCACGCGCGACCTCGTCGGCCAGCGCGTGGGCAGCGACCTCGTCACGATGATCGACGTCGCCCACACCTTCGGCGGCGAGGAAGTGATGATCCCCGTCTATGCCGACGACGAAGGCATGCCGGCGCGCGATGCGATGCTGATCGACAAGGGCATCCTCACCGAGTTCATGAACAGCCGCGAGACCGCGGCGAAGCTGGGCATCCGCCCCACCGGCAGCGCGCGCGCCTACGCGCCCTCGGATGAGCCGCTCGTGCGCATGCGCAACACGGTCATCGTGCCCGGGCAGTCGAAGCTCGAGGACATGATCGCCGGCGTCGACGAAGGCTACTTCCTGATGAAGACCGGCAACGGCCAGGCCGACTCGACCACCGAGTTCATGTTCGGCGTGTCGCTGGCCTACGAGATCAAGGACGGCAAGCTCGGGCGCGCCATCCGCGACACCACCATCTCCGGCTCGGCGATCAAGGTGCTGCAGTCGGTCGACGCGGTGTCCGACGACATCTACTGGAACTGCAGCGGCTACTGCGGCAAGAAGCAGCCCATGGTGGTGTCCATGGGCGGGCCGGCCTTGCGCGCGCAGGCGCACATCGGGGGCGAATGA
- a CDS encoding DUF7673 family protein, translated as MPMTHNDRERQHRARLAQIEAVLVVAGSGDRARVNHERTLIERARMMAEEYGSHAATERGLEALDGLLRAVEDGDTPHRREIGEFIGAVWNNKPLALGVLRTVDQRTADAMLDVLDAWRWARVNLAENVKGGPRRIATALRACRAQ; from the coding sequence ATGCCGATGACGCACAACGACCGCGAACGCCAGCACCGCGCACGCCTTGCGCAGATCGAAGCCGTGCTGGTCGTGGCCGGCAGCGGTGACCGTGCCCGCGTCAACCACGAACGCACGCTGATCGAACGCGCGCGCATGATGGCCGAGGAGTACGGCTCCCATGCCGCGACCGAACGCGGCCTCGAAGCGCTGGACGGGCTGCTGCGCGCCGTCGAGGACGGCGACACGCCGCACCGCCGCGAGATCGGCGAGTTCATCGGGGCGGTGTGGAACAACAAGCCGCTCGCCCTGGGCGTGCTGCGCACGGTGGACCAGCGCACCGCCGACGCCATGCTGGACGTGCTCGACGCCTGGCGCTGGGCGCGTGTCAACCTCGCCGAGAACGTGAAGGGCGGCCCGCGCCGGATCGCGACGGCGCTACGCGCCTGCCGCGCCCAGTAG
- a CDS encoding VOC family protein produces the protein MPAKNTVCIWYDGAAQEAAEFYAKTFPDSAVQRVTRAPGDYPSGKEGAVLTVEFTVMGIPCLGLNGGPEFKQTEAFSFQVSTEDQAETDRLWNAIVGNGGQESACGWCKDKWGVSWQITPRMLMDAISGPDRAAAKRVFEAMMPMGKIDIATLEKARRG, from the coding sequence ATGCCCGCCAAGAACACGGTCTGCATCTGGTACGACGGCGCGGCCCAGGAGGCCGCCGAGTTCTACGCGAAGACCTTTCCGGACAGCGCGGTGCAGCGCGTGACGCGTGCGCCAGGCGACTACCCGTCCGGCAAGGAAGGCGCGGTGCTCACGGTCGAATTCACCGTGATGGGCATCCCGTGCCTGGGCCTGAACGGCGGGCCGGAGTTCAAGCAGACAGAGGCCTTTTCATTCCAGGTGTCGACCGAGGACCAGGCCGAGACCGACCGCTTGTGGAACGCGATCGTGGGCAACGGCGGCCAGGAGAGCGCGTGCGGCTGGTGCAAGGACAAGTGGGGCGTGTCGTGGCAGATCACGCCGCGCATGCTGATGGACGCGATCTCCGGCCCCGACCGCGCGGCCGCCAAGCGCGTCTTCGAAGCGATGATGCCCATGGGCAAGATCGACATCGCCACGCTTGAGAAGGCGCGGCGCGGCTAG
- a CDS encoding metallopeptidase TldD-related protein, whose translation MGALELNLQDLAAQTLEGMKRAGFEHAQVTAVHGKLDELGIAHNEPSLLRSTESHKLMLLGIAGGRMASTELSQVDREAVQARIASLYKDAQSAPQDEANAVSSGQHARIVQGPQQGDRELLAAKVKELLAFRAGETPRMMLEEGSCSHQWQRWHTLTTGGSDLAASIGCYSLSAIGAAREGSKSSSYNFTGGSADELASQPAQAYFGLADMMRESERQIDTQPIGGKFLGDVVFTPGAVSDLLGWFLGQLGDTQLISGSSLYQGSVGEVIASPLLTIRSRFDAPGVAAISGDAFAAPPVTLLEQGTLRALTPTLYGSRKTGLKHVPVAGGWDVVAGRTPLSEVIGGVQRGAIVGRLSMGNPAANGNFSGVIKNSFRIDGGAIGPALSETMIAGNMAQMLKDVVAISREQIDGGAQRLPWIRIANLHFS comes from the coding sequence ATGGGCGCACTCGAACTGAACCTCCAGGACCTCGCGGCGCAGACGCTCGAGGGCATGAAGCGCGCGGGCTTCGAGCACGCGCAGGTCACGGCCGTGCACGGCAAGCTGGACGAGCTGGGCATCGCCCACAACGAGCCGAGCCTGCTGCGCAGCACCGAGTCGCACAAGCTGATGCTGCTGGGCATCGCCGGCGGCCGCATGGCCAGCACCGAGCTGTCGCAGGTCGACCGCGAAGCGGTGCAGGCGCGCATCGCGTCGCTGTACAAGGACGCGCAGTCGGCGCCGCAGGACGAAGCCAACGCCGTGTCGAGCGGCCAGCACGCGCGCATCGTGCAGGGCCCGCAGCAGGGCGACCGCGAGCTGCTCGCGGCGAAGGTGAAGGAGCTGCTGGCGTTCCGCGCGGGCGAAACGCCGCGCATGATGCTCGAAGAGGGAAGCTGCTCGCACCAGTGGCAGCGCTGGCACACGCTCACCACCGGCGGCAGCGACCTGGCCGCGAGCATCGGCTGCTATTCGCTCAGCGCCATCGGCGCGGCGCGCGAGGGCAGCAAGTCGAGCTCGTACAACTTCACGGGCGGCTCCGCGGACGAACTCGCGTCGCAGCCGGCGCAGGCTTACTTCGGCCTCGCCGACATGATGCGCGAGTCGGAACGGCAGATCGACACGCAACCCATCGGCGGCAAGTTCCTCGGCGACGTGGTGTTCACGCCCGGCGCGGTGTCCGACCTGCTCGGGTGGTTCCTGGGGCAACTGGGCGACACGCAACTGATCTCGGGCAGCTCGCTGTACCAGGGCAGCGTGGGTGAGGTGATCGCCTCGCCGCTGCTCACCATCCGCAGCCGGTTCGATGCGCCCGGCGTCGCCGCAATTTCCGGCGACGCTTTCGCCGCGCCGCCCGTGACGCTGCTGGAGCAAGGCACGCTGCGCGCGCTGACGCCGACGCTGTACGGCAGCCGCAAGACGGGGCTGAAGCACGTGCCGGTGGCGGGTGGCTGGGATGTGGTCGCGGGCCGGACGCCGCTGTCGGAAGTGATCGGCGGCGTGCAGCGCGGCGCCATCGTCGGGCGCCTGTCCATGGGCAACCCCGCCGCCAACGGCAACTTCTCGGGCGTGATCAAGAACAGCTTCCGCATCGACGGCGGGGCCATCGGCCCGGCGCTGTCGGAGACCATGATCGCGGGCAACATGGCGCAGATGCTCAAGGATGTGGTCGCCATCTCGCGCGAGCAGATCGACGGCGGCGCGCAGCGCCTGCCCTGGATCCGCATCGCCAACCTGCACTTCTCGTAA
- a CDS encoding hemerythrin domain-containing protein, which produces MKIDTKEMHEVAAAAAPRLDMYGPIHKALRAFMADTLLALGRMDTADELEFVQVTQRVLELMDFCRSHLAHENRFVHTAMDERKPGSAGRIAREHEDHERHIALIAAGVAALRAQAVAARPAAAMQLYRDLAAFVAENFVHMNVEETEHNAVLWSHYTDAELQRIHDELVASVPPPEMLVVLRWMVPFMNPAERAGMLAGMREHAPAPAFQAALDTVRPHLTAREWDKLEAALGL; this is translated from the coding sequence TTGAAGATCGACACGAAGGAAATGCATGAAGTGGCCGCCGCGGCGGCACCGCGCCTGGACATGTACGGGCCCATCCACAAGGCGCTGCGCGCCTTCATGGCCGACACGCTGCTGGCGCTGGGCCGCATGGACACGGCCGACGAACTGGAGTTCGTGCAGGTCACGCAGCGCGTGCTGGAGCTGATGGACTTCTGCCGCTCGCACCTGGCGCACGAGAACCGCTTCGTCCACACGGCGATGGACGAGCGCAAGCCCGGCTCGGCGGGTCGCATCGCGCGCGAGCACGAGGACCACGAGCGCCACATCGCACTCATCGCCGCCGGCGTGGCCGCGCTGCGCGCGCAGGCCGTGGCCGCCCGCCCCGCTGCGGCGATGCAGCTGTACCGCGACCTCGCGGCGTTCGTCGCCGAAAACTTCGTGCACATGAACGTCGAGGAGACCGAGCACAACGCGGTGCTGTGGTCGCACTACACCGACGCCGAACTCCAGCGCATCCACGACGAGCTGGTCGCATCGGTGCCGCCGCCCGAGATGCTGGTGGTGCTGCGCTGGATGGTGCCGTTCATGAACCCGGCCGAGCGCGCGGGCATGCTGGCCGGCATGCGCGAGCATGCGCCGGCGCCCGCGTTCCAGGCGGCGCTGGACACCGTGCGGCCGCACCTCACCGCGCGCGAGTGGGACAAGCTGGAAGCGGCGCTGGGCCTCTAG
- a CDS encoding response regulator transcription factor translates to MEETASERWHSRLSRREAEVLRLVASGARNKHIANALGLSVHTVKRHVARTMTKLQVHSRGEAACVWHRAMRAEAQPCSLRELTARELDVLARVANGARNDEIAAQLQLSPNTVKRHTANIREKLGVHSRVHAAALMQGLLPLLGAAGA, encoded by the coding sequence ATGGAGGAAACGGCAAGCGAGCGTTGGCACTCGCGCCTGTCGCGGCGCGAAGCGGAGGTGCTGCGCCTCGTGGCGAGCGGCGCGCGCAACAAGCACATCGCGAACGCGCTGGGCCTGAGCGTGCACACGGTCAAGCGCCACGTGGCGCGCACGATGACCAAGCTGCAGGTGCACTCGCGCGGCGAGGCGGCCTGCGTCTGGCATCGCGCCATGCGCGCCGAAGCGCAGCCCTGCTCACTGCGGGAGCTGACCGCGCGCGAACTGGACGTGCTGGCGCGCGTGGCCAACGGGGCGCGCAACGACGAGATCGCCGCGCAGCTGCAACTGAGCCCGAACACGGTCAAGCGCCACACGGCCAACATCCGCGAGAAGCTGGGCGTGCACAGCCGCGTGCACGCGGCGGCGTTGATGCAGGGATTGCTGCCGCTACTGGGCGCGGCAGGCGCGTAG
- a CDS encoding GAF domain-containing protein produces the protein MTLPLSHIRACLEGAIPAAMATCAPDGTPNVVYISQVFFVDDRHVALSFQFFNKTRRNVLAHPYATVLVLDPRTAAHWRLHLHYLRTETSGPLFEGMKAQLAGIASHTGMEDVFKLLGSDVYEVERVERVEGEALPPPPPRGGVLAAVRRCCTQLARSASMDDALNTVMGALRDGLAIEHAMVLMLDAASRRLYTVASMGYAHSGVGSEIELGQGVIGVAAREATPVRIVHVTHASLYTQAMRGGAGLEAATEIPYPGLAQPRSQLAVPIVSAAGVLGVLFAESGEDLRFDHEDEDALATIAAQFGAVIAQVQDDTDADTPAREAPPATAPAAPPLVVRHFASNASVFFGDDYLIKGVAGAILWKLLNEHARGRSEFSNRELRLDPAIGLPDVCDNLEARLVLLRRRLEEYGDAVRIEKTGRGRFRLAVTRPVTLHQA, from the coding sequence ATGACGCTGCCGCTGTCGCACATCCGCGCCTGCCTGGAAGGCGCGATCCCGGCCGCGATGGCGACCTGCGCGCCCGACGGCACGCCCAACGTCGTCTACATCTCGCAGGTGTTCTTCGTGGACGACCGCCACGTAGCGCTGTCGTTCCAGTTCTTCAACAAGACGCGCCGCAACGTGCTGGCGCATCCCTACGCGACCGTGCTGGTGCTGGACCCGCGCACGGCCGCGCACTGGCGCCTGCACCTGCACTACCTGCGCACCGAAACCAGCGGCCCGCTGTTCGAAGGCATGAAGGCGCAGCTGGCGGGCATCGCCTCGCACACGGGCATGGAGGATGTGTTCAAGCTGCTCGGCTCCGACGTGTACGAGGTCGAGCGGGTCGAGCGCGTCGAAGGCGAGGCGCTGCCGCCCCCGCCGCCGCGCGGCGGCGTTCTCGCAGCGGTGCGCCGCTGCTGCACGCAGCTCGCCCGCAGCGCCTCGATGGACGATGCGCTCAACACCGTGATGGGCGCCTTGCGCGACGGCCTCGCCATCGAACATGCGATGGTGCTGATGCTCGATGCGGCGTCGCGCCGCCTGTACACCGTGGCGAGCATGGGCTACGCGCACTCGGGCGTGGGTTCCGAGATCGAACTGGGCCAGGGCGTGATCGGCGTGGCGGCGCGCGAAGCGACGCCGGTGCGCATCGTGCACGTCACGCACGCCTCGCTGTACACGCAGGCCATGCGCGGCGGCGCGGGGCTGGAGGCGGCCACCGAGATCCCGTACCCGGGCCTGGCGCAGCCGCGCAGCCAGCTCGCCGTGCCCATCGTGTCGGCGGCGGGCGTCCTGGGCGTGCTGTTCGCCGAGAGCGGCGAGGACCTGCGCTTCGACCACGAGGACGAGGACGCGCTGGCCACGATCGCCGCGCAGTTCGGCGCCGTGATCGCGCAGGTGCAGGACGACACCGACGCCGACACGCCCGCGCGGGAAGCGCCGCCGGCCACCGCGCCGGCTGCCCCGCCGCTGGTCGTGCGCCACTTCGCGAGCAACGCCAGCGTGTTCTTCGGCGACGACTACCTGATCAAGGGCGTGGCCGGCGCCATCCTGTGGAAGCTGCTCAACGAGCACGCGCGCGGCCGCAGCGAGTTCAGCAACCGCGAACTGCGCCTGGACCCGGCCATCGGCCTGCCCGACGTCTGCGACAACCTCGAGGCGCGCCTGGTGCTGCTGCGCCGGCGGCTCGAGGAATACGGCGACGCCGTGCGCATCGAGAAGACGGGGCGCGGGCGCTTCCGCCTGGCCGTCACGCGCCCGGTGACGCTGCACCAGGCCTAG